A region from the Palaemon carinicauda isolate YSFRI2023 chromosome 9, ASM3689809v2, whole genome shotgun sequence genome encodes:
- the LOC137646335 gene encoding uncharacterized protein, producing MFDSFTIGAIRRYVHNRFLSKDTFTITNLTRELKKEGILPEGTSETLLWRVIHKIGFRYKTTRQKIYARKESLDIVCKRIRALRALKQYREEGRQVVYLDETWFTTRMSHNKEWVGTTQPSTTNTHSRQVPPGNGERVVVVAAGTNKGLIEDSFLCYTAKNSSRDYHGEMNAELFQRWLTTKLLPSLEDPSVLVIDNAPYHSRLTEESHCPTTGTKKNDLIKWLQQRNITYPPYALRPKLLKICKENRPTPRFTVDNTIRLKDLITEVDSLMNSHFNTFKTYINASTPENKYNYYTMTEDH from the exons ATGTTCGACTCTTTTACCATCGGTGCAATTCGCCGATATGTTCACAACAGGTTCTTGTCAAAGGATACCTTTACAATTACTAATCTAACAAGAGAACTCAAGAAGGAAGGTATTTTACCTGAAGGCACATCGGAAACTTTGCTTTGGAGAGTAATTCACAAGATTGGATTTCGATATAAAACGACACGACAAAAAATATATGCTAGAAAAGAGTCCTTAGACATAGTATGTAAAAGGATCCGGGCTCTCAGAGCTCTCAAACAGTATCGTGAGGAAGGAAGACAGGTGGTCTATTTAGACGAAACATGGTTTACGACAAGGATGAGCCACAATAAAGAATGGGTAGGTACAACTCAACCATCCACAACTAACACACATAGCCGACAGGTTCCGCCAGGAAATGGTGAACGCGTTGTTGTGGTAGCAGCTGGTACCAACAAGGGCTTGATTGAGGATTCATTTCTTTGCTATACAGCTAAGAATAGTAGTAGAGACTATCATGGTGAAATGAATGCTGAACTCTTCCAGCGATGGCTGACAACCAAATTACTACCATCATTAGAGGACCCATCAGTTCTGGTCATCGACAACGCTCCTTACCACAGTCGCCTTACAGAGGAGAGCCACTGTCCAACTACTGGCACCAAAAAAAACGATCTAATAAAATGGTTGCAGCAGCGCAATATCACATACCCACCATACGCTTTGCGACCTAaactactcaaaatatgcaaggaaaatcgaccaacccccagattcacagtggacaataccattcgcct GAAGGACCTGATAACAGAAGTTGATTCCCTCATGAACAGTCATTTCAACACTTTCAAGACCTATATCAATGCCTCTACTCCTGAAAACAAGTACAACTACTATACGATGACCGAAGACCATTAA